From the genome of Candidatus Eremiobacteraceae bacterium:
TGCACCGAAGCCTGGACCGCGACGCTGCTCGCAGGCGAACACCCGCACGTCGCCGAGGGGCTCGTGTTCTTCGCGCCGGTGTCACCGTACGGCGAGAGCATGCCCGAACGGGAAGTCACATCGTTCGACGCGGTCCTGGAAGACCACGAAGGTTGGGCCAAGGAAAACCGGCACTATTGGCTCAGCAACTACCGCGACTTCCTCGAATTCTTCTTCGCCGAGGCCGCGTACGAACCGCACTCCACGAAACAGCGCGAAGACTGTGTCGGTTTCGCCCTCGAGACCACGCCGCAGACCCTCATCGCGACGGTGGACGCGCCGGAATACATCGCGACGCTCACGCCCGACGATCCGCAAGTCGCGGAGCTCTATCGCAAGATCGAATGCCCGGTGCTCGTCATCCACGGCGAGCAAGATAAGCTCGTCTCGCCCACGCGGGGAATCGCCGTCGCCGGCGCCACCGGCGGAAGGCTCGTCTTGGTCGAAGGCGGCGGCCATCTGCTCTGGGCCCGCCAGCCGGTGAAGATCAATCTGCTCTTGCGAGAATTCGCCGAGCAAGTTTTTGTGAACGAACCGCAGGTCACGAACGGTCAGCGCACAGATGGGGCACGACGCTGGTCGGCTGCTCGCAAGCGTCCAAAGCGCGCGCTTTACATCTCGTCGCCGATCGGATTGGGTCACGCGATGCGCGACGTCGCGATCGCGGAAGAGCTGCGCCGCCTGCACCCGGATCTCACGGTGGATTGGCTCGCTCAGCATCCGGTGACTGCCGTCCTCGAGGCTCGGGGCGAGCGAATTCACCCGGCGAGCAAGTTCTTGGCGAGCGAGAGCAAGCACATCGAGAGCGAGTCGGACGAGCACGACCTCCATGCGTTTCAGGCGCTGCGCCGGATGGACGAGATCCTCATCAATAACTTCATGGTCTTCCACGATATCGTTCGTGACGAACCCTACGATCTTTGGATCGGCGACGAAGCGTGGGAACTGGACTACTTTTTGCACGAGAATCCGGAAGAGAAGCGTTCGCCGTACGTCTGGATGACAGATTTCGTCGGATGGCTCCCGATGCCCGACGGTGGCGAACGCGAGTCGTTCCTCACGTCCGACTACAATGCCGAGATGATCGAACAGATCACGCGCTATCCTCATCTACGCGACCGTTCTA
Proteins encoded in this window:
- a CDS encoding alpha/beta fold hydrolase, translated to MRARYPDREGFAERDGIKIAFEVFGDGPQTILLLPPWSITHSRVWKAQVPYLARHFRVVTYDAPGNGKSDRPQDPKQYTDWKRVADAMAVLRATGTERAVIVGICTEAWTATLLAGEHPHVAEGLVFFAPVSPYGESMPEREVTSFDAVLEDHEGWAKENRHYWLSNYRDFLEFFFAEAAYEPHSTKQREDCVGFALETTPQTLIATVDAPEYIATLTPDDPQVAELYRKIECPVLVIHGEQDKLVSPTRGIAVAGATGGRLVLVEGGGHLLWARQPVKINLLLREFAEQVFVNEPQVTNGQRTDGARRWSAARKRPKRALYISSPIGLGHAMRDVAIAEELRRLHPDLTVDWLAQHPVTAVLEARGERIHPASKFLASESKHIESESDEHDLHAFQALRRMDEILINNFMVFHDIVRDEPYDLWIGDEAWELDYFLHENPEEKRSPYVWMTDFVGWLPMPDGGERESFLTSDYNAEMIEQITRYPHLRDRSIFVGNPEDIVPDSFGAELPQIADWTMKHFDFSGYITGFDPSALADRAKLRAELGYKPDEVVCIVTVGGSGVGEHLLRRVIDAYPLAKRKVANLRMIVVAGPRIDPTSLPSAGGLEVRAYVDGLYRHLAACDVAVVQGGMTTTMELTANRRPFLYFPLRHHFEQNFHVRHRLKQYGAGRCMDYATATPEIIATALAEELAKPVSYKPVETDGAARAAARIAELV